Proteins from one Coregonus clupeaformis isolate EN_2021a chromosome 29, ASM2061545v1, whole genome shotgun sequence genomic window:
- the tmem260 gene encoding transmembrane protein 260: MWQARMKTAFFLFDLAERIQGEGKARLFELSYTLYKEIVERHTDYPPNWDRNLALASERLLRSGKQGHSPDSLLTCSIQHFSMYLDKEPTDSQAPAIRTAVSHLLQERTRVRQRRTP; the protein is encoded by the exons ATGTGGCAGGCCAG GATGAAGACTGCTTTCTTTCTGTTTGACCTAGCTGAGAGGATCCAGGGAGAGGGGAAAGCTCGCCTGTTTGAGCTCTCCTACACT CTGTATAAGGAGATCGTGGAGAGGCACACAGACTACCCTCCCAACTGGGATAGGAACCTGGCCCTGGCCAGCGAGAGGCTCCTGCGCTCGGGGAAACAGGGCCACAGCCCTGACAGCCTGCTGACCTGCAGCATCCAGCACTTCAGCATGTACCTGGACAAGGAGCCCACGGACTCCCAGGCCCCCGCCATCCGCACCGCCGTCTCCCACCTGCTGCAGGAGAGGACCAGGGTCCGGCAGAGACGCACCccctga